In the genome of Paenibacillus pabuli, the window CCGTTCGTTGCAATAACCTTTTGATACCAGCCAAAGCTCTTTTTCTTATAACGATTCAATGTGCCTTGTCCGTTGTCGTCCTGATCGACATAAATTACGCCATAACGCTTGGACATTTCCGAAGTGGACGCACTGATAATATCAATCGCACCCCAGTTGGTATAACCCATAAGGTCTACCCCATCCATGACTGCTTCTTTCATTTGTGTAATATGTTTTCTCAGATAATCGATCCGATAATCATCATGAATGGAACCATCGGCCTCCACCGTATCCTTGGCACCGAGTCCGTTTTCCACGACAAACAGAGGCAATTGATAGCGATCATACAGCTCTTTCAATGCTACACGAAGTCCAATCGGATCAAGCTGCCAGCCCCATTCTGTACGCTCCAGGTTTGGATTCTTAATCGTGCTGTACAGGTTGCCCCCAGTTACCCCATACTCCTCAGGATTTACTGCGGATACCAGGGAGGTGTAGTAACTGAACGAGATGAAATCAACGGTATGCTCTTTCAGAATCGCTTCGTCTCCAGGTTCCATCGTAATGGAAATATCATGCTCAGCCCAATAACGAGCCATAAAGGTTGGATAACTGCCTCGCACCTGTACATCGGTATGCAGCAGGTTCAGCTGATTATCGATCTGAGCTTGCAGTACATCCTCCGGCTTCGACGTAGCCGGGTAGTGAATCATGCGTGCAAGCATACAGCCAATCTGGAAGTCCGGATTAATCTGACGCGCTTTCTGCGTTACCAGACTGCTGGCAACAAACTGATGATGAAGTGCTTGATAGGAAGCTTGCATCACGTTATCGACACGATCCTCAATGATGCCTCCACCCGTGAATGGCTCAATAATGGTCGTGTTAATCTCATTAAACGTCAGCCAGTATTTCACCTTGTCTTTGTAGCGATTCATTACAGTCTCGGCGTATCTCACAAAATGTCCGATCACTTCCCGTCCTGCCCAGCCATTGTACTTCAATACCAATGACATCGGCATTTCATAGTGAGAGAGCGTCACGAGAGGTTCGATATGGTGCTTCCGCAATTCGTCGAAAACTTCAT includes:
- a CDS encoding glycoside hydrolase family 1 protein, which encodes MINRQGFPEGFLWGGAIAANQAEGGFDAGGKGWSTADMVPYFEKKDYTNLRELMHVTSATVEKAMNHYSAKGYPKRYGIDFYHRFKEDIALFAELGFKSFRLSINWPRIFPNGYDAEPNEEGLRFYDEVFDELRKHHIEPLVTLSHYEMPMSLVLKYNGWAGREVIGHFVRYAETVMNRYKDKVKYWLTFNEINTTIIEPFTGGGIIEDRVDNVMQASYQALHHQFVASSLVTQKARQINPDFQIGCMLARMIHYPATSKPEDVLQAQIDNQLNLLHTDVQVRGSYPTFMARYWAEHDISITMEPGDEAILKEHTVDFISFSYYTSLVSAVNPEEYGVTGGNLYSTIKNPNLERTEWGWQLDPIGLRVALKELYDRYQLPLFVVENGLGAKDTVEADGSIHDDYRIDYLRKHITQMKEAVMDGVDLMGYTNWGAIDIISASTSEMSKRYGVIYVDQDDNGQGTLNRYKKKSFGWYQKVIATNGEDLG